Proteins from a genomic interval of Solea solea chromosome 10, fSolSol10.1, whole genome shotgun sequence:
- the LOC131467509 gene encoding high mobility group protein B2-like — MATKDPNKPRGKTSSYAYFVATCREEHKKKHPGTSVNFSDFSKKCSERWRNMSGKEKLKFEDMAKVDKVRYDREMKTYIPPKGTKKGKKKKDPNAPKRPPSAFFVFCSDHRPRIKEEHPGISIGDIAKKLGELWSTQTPKDKVPYEAKAGKLKEKYEKEVAAYRAKSGIGKDAGKKSGPGRPSAKKAEPIDDDDDDEDDDEDDDDDDEDDD; from the exons ATGGCGACGAAAGACCCAAATAAGCCGAGAGGCAAAACCTCCTCCTATGCTTACTTTGTCGCGACCTGTCGCGAGGAGCACAAGAAGAAACACCCGGGCACCAGCGTCAACTTCTCTGACTTTTCCAAGAAGTGTTCCGAGAGATGGAGA AATATGTCTGGTAAGGAGAAGTTGAAGTTTGAAGACATGGCCAAGGTTGACAAAGTGCGATATGATCGTGAGATGAAGACTTACATCCCACCCAAAGGAACAAAGAagggcaagaagaagaaggacccCAACGCCCCAAAGAGGCCACC CTCTGCTTTCTTCGTCTTCTGTTCTGACCACCGTCCGCGGATCAAAGAGGAACACCCCGGCATCTCCATCGGCGACATCGCCAAGAAGCTCGGCGAGTTGTGGTCAACGCAGACACCCAAGGACAAGGTTCCTTATGAGGCGAAGGCCGGCAAACTGAAGGAGAAATATGAGAAG GAAGTCGCTGCGTACAGAGCAAAGAGCGGCATTGGGAAGGACGCCGGAAAGAAGAGCGGTCCCGGCCGGCCCTCCGCCAAGAAGGCAGAGCCTatagacgacgacgacgatgacgaaGACGACGACGAagatgacgatgacgacgacgaggATGACGACTAA
- the pmm2 gene encoding phosphomannomutase 2, which translates to MNVASADTSTLCLFDVDGTLTAARQRATPEMAQFLQKLRTRVRVGVVGGSDLNKIMEQLGDDVIQVVDYVFAENGLVAYRYGQLVSIQSIQAHMGEELLQDFINFCLNYMAKIKLPKKRGTFIEFRNGMLNVSPIGRSCTQEERKEFYELDQKEKIRETFVSVLKEEFKGRGLSFSIGGQISFDVFPDGWDKRYCLGIVEKDKYSTIHFFGDKTEPGGNDHEIFSDPRTIGHEVTCPEETRQICQQLFFS; encoded by the exons ATGAACGTAGCCTCCGCGGACACGAGcactctgtgtctgtttgaTGTGGACGGAACACTGACCGCCGCGAGACAG CGTGCGACTCCAGAAATGGCCCAGTTCCTGCAGAAGTTGCGAACGCGTGTTCGAGTTGGAGTCGTTGGAGGATCTGACCTTAACAAGATCATGGAGCAGCTGGGGGACGATG TGATCCAGGTAGTGGACTACGTCTTTGCTGAGAATGGTCTGGTGGCCTACAGATATGGACAGTTGGTGTCTATCCAG TCCATCCAGGCTCATATGGGAGAGGAACTGCTGCAGGATTTCATCAACTTCTGTCTCAACTACATGGCCAAGATCAAACTGCCCAAGAAGAG gggAACGTTTATTGAATTCCGTAATGGCATGTTGAACGTTTCCCCTATCGGACGCAGCTGTacacaggaagagaggaaggaatTCTACGAGCTGGatcag aaagaaaaaatccGTGAGACGTTTGTGTCCGTGTTAAAGGAAGAGTTCAAAGGACGAGGACTCTCGTTCTCCATTG GAGGACAGATCAGCTTTGACGTGTTTCCCGACGGCTGGGATAAGAGATACTGTCTGGGCATCGTTGAGAAGGACAAGTACTCCACCATCCACTTCTTTGGAGACAAAACCGAACCT gGAGGAAACGACCACGAGATCTTCAGCGACCCACGAACCATCGGCCATGAAGTCACGTGTCCCGAGGAAACGCGACAAATCTGCCAACAGCTGTTTTTCTCCTGA